CAGACAGCTGCTTCTTCATTTAACGATGTTTATGATTGACATTCTCATCGACTGATTCAAATAGACCATTGAAATTAGTTTGAATCGTATTTCGGTCTTTTCCATTTCGAATATCGTCATCAAGAGAACGAGCATTCATAAATACATCGTGATCTACTTTTACTTGAACATTGTAGTCCTTCGCAATAGGCTTTACTTTATCGAGCACATTTTGTCTTAAACGGCCGTTATTTATGTCTTTGGCAGGATCCACAGCAACTAATAGCTGATCTCCACGGACAACGGCGCGACTATTTTCTACACCTTTAACGCTTGCAGCTCGATCAGCCACTTTTTCCGTAAAGTCTCTTGGATAATCTTCACCGTAATACATATTAGCCACGCCATTTGTACGATCATTTGTATTATTGATGTTTCCATAAGGGTTTGTCGGATTGTCAAAACGTCCATCACTTACGTTTAACGGATAATTAGGTGTTCCATTCCCATCTAAAACTTCAGTCATTGGACCTTTCGGATTATCTACGCGATGTTCATTCGCTTTTTCATTTGTATGATACCCAACAGGCTGTGTCGTATCTGTATAGCGTTGTTCCATACCTTGGTCTTTGTTATTGCAAGCGCCAAGTCCCATCATACATGCAAAAGCTAAAGAAGTTGCTACATACCTATTCAACATAATCGCCCCCTAATTTAAGCTCTATTTACTCTGAGCTTACTATTAGGATTAAAAGACAAGCCGTTTCTTATTCGATGAAGTGTTTATAAACTCTTTACATGTCATGTAGGTTTTGTAAGTGCTGGTAAATCACTCGATAAAACCGTGTACGCTGTGACCATTCTTCAACTGATTGCTGCATTAACCTTTGACGGTTTGCCCATGATAAAGCAGAGGGGTTTATATTCCAGTTTCTCATCAGCATCGATGGAAATAGCAAAGAAGCAAGAAAAAAACGCTGCTTGCTTAATTCTTTTATTTTCGAGTGTTGAAGTAGTTCTTTCATCGACCACTGGACGTAAGGCAAAAAGCGCTGGGCCAGCTGAACATAGTCATAAAGAGCAGGAGCTTTAGCCGCTAAGTCAAAATCAATCATAACAATATCCAAGTGGTTTGTTTTCAAGAAATTATGTGAAGCAACGTCACCATGAATAATGGAGTGGTTCAACTGACTATCTCTGAAACGCTCCATTAAAACTAAAGCTTTTTCCCCCCAAGTCACAATATCTTTATATACATGAAATTGATTACACTCTTTAAATATATACGACGTTTCTCGAAAAGAGGAAAGCCGCTTTTTCCATTTTAAAATAAGATCATATTCAGGAAGCTTTGTATACGCAGCTATTTTCTTTTTACGAACTTCTCCATGATAGCGGATCAATGTTTGTAATACCTCTTCCCGATCCTGAAAACTTTCGTACGTTATCTCTTTTACTTGCTTAACAAAGGGCATCATCGCCCAATACAAATGACGGTCCTTTATATAAAGTTCACCTTCTGGGTAAGTTTCAAAATTAACCGCATACCCCTGCTTAATTTGAGATAAAACGTGATAAACATGTTCAATTTTACCTTTGTCTCTGTATGCTTTTATTACTTTTCTTCCTTTATTCGTATCCGCGATGATGACGTGAGGCTTTTTCATACGGTAGGTCTCAACGTGAATATCTCTTTTTTTCAAATAGAGAAAGAGACGATTTAAATTAAAATCGTCTCGTCTATAATAATCAATCTTCATCTTCGTCGTACTCATCATATTCTGGAATACTAAATGCATTTGGGTCAAACGCAGGATACGGAGGTACACCAATCATGCCATATGGGGCTGGATAGAGTGCCCTTGGATCCTGAAAGCCGTAAGGTACCGGCTGCTGATACTGTGGATAAGGCTGCTGTGTGGCATAGTCGTCAGGTCTTGGTTCACCGCAGCCGCAGTCTCCTTGCTGCTGTGGGACATAGTGCTGCCCATAATGGTAAGGCACGTTTCCAAAACCTTCCGAAGAACTTTCATAATGTCCACCTGTCATGGCTCCCTGCACTTGTGGATACATTGGTGCTTGATGATAGGCCGGATAAACGGGCTGCTGATATCCCCATGGAGGCGGACAAGGAGAGCATTGTACCGGTCCATAGCAGCTGTGTGGCATCATTGGATACATTGGCATCGGTGCCATATGAGCACCCATTGCATGTTCTTCAAACGATTCGTTTTCATAACCGTGATGATACATTGGAGCCTGTTGATACATTGGCATTGGATACGGCTGTGGTGCATACATTGGCGGATGACACGGCATATAATTAAATCCGTAGCCTGGCATCACAGGCGATATCGGCGTGATTGGATAACATGGCATTTGAGGAGGCATTTCGATACTCTCCATTTCAGGACTTTCTGGCGATTCATGCTTTGGCAGTTCTTTTGGCGCTTCTTTTTTTGGAGCCTGCATCGCCATATTAACCGTGTAATAGTTGTTAATATCAATCTCAGGTGCAATCGGCTTTAATTTAGGAAGCTTTGGTGCAACAGGCATTTCTTTTTTAGGCTGCGCAATTGGTGCCTCTTTTTTAGGCTGCGCGACCGGCGCTTCTTTCTTTGGCTGCGCAATGGGCGCTTCCTTTTTCGGTTGAGCAATCGGTGCTTCTTTCTTTGGCTGCGCAATTGGTGCTTCTTTTATCGGCTGCATAAAGGGCGTCTGAGCAGGCTGATTAGCTGATTTATTGTCATCTGAACTTTCATCAATTTCCGTTACTGGATAAGCTTTAGTGGATTGGTCACTATAAGGGTGTTGAACTTTAGGCATTTCTTTTATACCAGGTGAAGGAGCTCCTTCTTTTTGAACAGGCACTCCGCTTGTCGGCACTTTAATTTTCATTCCAGGCATGATCATGTCTGGATTGCTTAATTGAGAATTCGCTTTTTTTAACTCTTCAAAATTAACCCCATACTTTTCAGCGATTTTCCAAAGGGTATCCCCTTTTTGAACGATATGGATTTTCAACGTCATTCCCCTCCCGAGTAGAGTCTCTGCCATCTATATGTGCAAAATCAAAGTAAGTTCTGTTTGTTCATCACAAGATATGCCTTGAACCATTTTTTTATTCATTTTGCCCACAGTTTGGTTCAAGTTTTTATGATAAAGAAAAAAAGACTTATCAACACAAACAATATGTCAATAAGTCTTCTTTTAGACCTTCTCTTTTCAATTGTCTTAAAAATCTTTATGCTCGTTCTAGCATATTCGTTAGCGCTTTGATTGCACCTTGCGCTGTATGCTTATCTACCTTGATTTGATTTACTTCTATTCCTTCTTCAATGCTTTCTAAAGCCCACAGCAAGTGAGGCAAATCAATTCGGTTCATCGTCAAACAAGGACACATATAGGGATTAAGCGAAACAATTTCTTTATCCGGATGACTGTTGATAATCCGTTTCACTAAGTTCATTTCCGTGCCAATGGCCCATTTAGAGCCTGAAGGAGCTTTTTCAATTGTATCAATAATATATTTTGTAGAACCTGCATAATCTGATTTTTGCACCACTTCATAGGAACACTCCGGATGAACAATAATATTCATCCTAGGCTGCTTCTCGCGTAAATAATCAATATTTTTAACCGTGAAATTTTCGTGCACAGAACAGTGACCTTTCCATAGAATCACCTTGATGTTGTTTATATCGCCTTCATATTCGAGCATTTCTTCAATAGGATTCCAAATGGCCATTTCATCTAGTCCAACACCTAAATCATAAGCTGTGTTTCTGCCCAAATGCTGATCTGGTAAAAAGAGAATGCGCTCTTTTTTAGAAAATGCCCACTCCACCATATTTTTTGCATTTGAAGATGTTACTGTTGCACCATCATGTTCGCCTACAAAAGATTTAATTGCAGCTGTAGAATTTACATACGTAAGCGGAATAATCGTATCTCCGAAAAGATCCTGCAAGACAGGCCATGCCTTTTCTGTTTGCTGAATAGTAGCCATATCAGCCATTGAACAGCCAGCTCGCATATCGGGTAAAATGACTTTTTGGTTTTCATCTGTTAAAATATCAGCTGTTTCTGCCATGAAGTGAACGCCGCAAAACACAATATGCTCAGCTTCTCTATTTTCAGCCGCTATTTGAGCCAGCTGTAAGGAGTCTCCTACCGCATCTGCAAACTCGTACACTTCGTCTTTTTGATAATGGTGGCCGAGCAGAAACAATTTGCTTCCGAGTTTTTTCTTGATTTCTAATACTCTTCTTTTCATTTCATTTTCTGTGAGCTCCGTATATTTAGCGGGCAGCGTTTGCTGCTGAAGCGTTTGTAATAAACTCATCATTTTCTGTTCCCCTTTCTGTTAATAAGTCCAAGCTGATATCGATAGACCCTGCTGAATGCGTTAAAGCTCCAAGTGAAATATAGTCCACTCCGCTGTCTCTAAAAGAATGGAGCGTGCCAAGCGTAATTCCACCGGATGCTTCTGTGACAATATGAGCGGGAACCAGCGGTATCCAATCTTTAATGACTTCTGGAGAACAGTTATCGAACATAATGACATCTGCTCCTGCCTCTATTGCTTCTAGCAATTGACTTTTATTTTCAATTTCTACTTCCACCTTAACCATATGTCCAAGCTGCTCTCTTACTCTCACAACAGCGTCTAGAATAGATCCTGCATGTGCAATATGGTTATCTTTTAACATGACGCCATCGTACAAGCCAAAACGATGATTATAACCTCCTCCAGCACGAACGGCATACTTCTCTAACATTCGCAGACCAGGCGTTGTTTTTCGCGTGTCACATATGCGGGTATGTGAGCTGCCAAGCATCGCTACGGCTTTGTGCGTCATCGTGGCAATGCCGCTCATTCTTTGAAGTAAGTTTAAAATTACCCGTTCACCGGTCAAAATAGATCGCACGGATCCTGAAACGGCAGCTATTTTATCTCCAGGCTTAAGAACATCTCCATCTTTTTTTTCGAAATCCACTTTCACATTAGGGTCTATTAAATGAAATCCTTCTTTAATCAATTCCACTCCTGCGATAATACCTGATTGCTTTGCCGTAAACACAGCCTTCCCTTGGTCAGACGGAGAAAAAATAGCTTCACAAGTTATATCTCCATCTCCAATGTCTTCTATAAAAAAAGAATGCAACAGTGTTTGTAATTTCAACGTGTTCATTATGCTACCTCACCTTTCTTTTTAGATTTCCTTGCTTATAAAATCAATGATTGTTTTGTTGAAGCAGCAGACTGCTTAATAATTCGCTTATGCTCCCACTCTTGCTTTTCATGCGGAAAGTCACTTCGGTAATGACCTCCTCTACTTTCTTTTCTTGCAAGAGAGGACTCGGCAATAAGCAGACCTGCAGTTAGCATATTGCAGATGGTTGCAGCTTCCCTCGAATATATAACTTCTTGATCAAGAGGTATTCCATCCAAATAATTTGTGAATTCATGCACAATGGTAGCCAATTCGTTTTCATGACGAATGATTCCTACACAATCCATCATTTTATGCTGAATTTGTCTTGTGGCAGGCAGTATTTTAGGCATGCCTTTATAGACGTAACGAACGGGAGTATAACGAGATACCGTTCTCGCTTTATGTAAAATATGACGCCCTGCCCGTTTTCCGAATACAAGACACTCTAACAATGAATTGCTTGCTAGACGATTTGCTCCATGAACGCCTGTAGAAGAAACTTCCCCCACGGCATACAATCCTTCAACACTTGTTTGTCCGTAAGCATCTACTTCAATTCCACCCATTAAAAAATGTGCGCCCGGAGTAACAGGTATTCGTTTTTTGTCCAATTGAATTTTATACTTTCGACACAGTGCCGTAATCGTAGGAAATTTTTGTTCAAAATGAGCCACTTTTTCAATGTCTAAAAATACGGATCTTCCTTTTTTCATTTCATTAAAAATCGTCCTTGCTACAACATCTCGCGGTGCTAAATCCTTAAAGAGATGAACG
The genomic region above belongs to Priestia megaterium and contains:
- a CDS encoding YhcN/YlaJ family sporulation lipoprotein, with amino-acid sequence MLNRYVATSLAFACMMGLGACNNKDQGMEQRYTDTTQPVGYHTNEKANEHRVDNPKGPMTEVLDGNGTPNYPLNVSDGRFDNPTNPYGNINNTNDRTNGVANMYYGEDYPRDFTEKVADRAASVKGVENSRAVVRGDQLLVAVDPAKDINNGRLRQNVLDKVKPIAKDYNVQVKVDHDVFMNARSLDDDIRNGKDRNTIQTNFNGLFESVDENVNHKHR
- a CDS encoding phosphotransferase; its protein translation is MKIDYYRRDDFNLNRLFLYLKKRDIHVETYRMKKPHVIIADTNKGRKVIKAYRDKGKIEHVYHVLSQIKQGYAVNFETYPEGELYIKDRHLYWAMMPFVKQVKEITYESFQDREEVLQTLIRYHGEVRKKKIAAYTKLPEYDLILKWKKRLSSFRETSYIFKECNQFHVYKDIVTWGEKALVLMERFRDSQLNHSIIHGDVASHNFLKTNHLDIVMIDFDLAAKAPALYDYVQLAQRFLPYVQWSMKELLQHSKIKELSKQRFFLASLLFPSMLMRNWNINPSALSWANRQRLMQQSVEEWSQRTRFYRVIYQHLQNLHDM
- the safA gene encoding SafA/ExsA family spore coat assembly protein yields the protein MTLKIHIVQKGDTLWKIAEKYGVNFEELKKANSQLSNPDMIMPGMKIKVPTSGVPVQKEGAPSPGIKEMPKVQHPYSDQSTKAYPVTEIDESSDDNKSANQPAQTPFMQPIKEAPIAQPKKEAPIAQPKKEAPIAQPKKEAPVAQPKKEAPIAQPKKEMPVAPKLPKLKPIAPEIDINNYYTVNMAMQAPKKEAPKELPKHESPESPEMESIEMPPQMPCYPITPISPVMPGYGFNYMPCHPPMYAPQPYPMPMYQQAPMYHHGYENESFEEHAMGAHMAPMPMYPMMPHSCYGPVQCSPCPPPWGYQQPVYPAYHQAPMYPQVQGAMTGGHYESSSEGFGNVPYHYGQHYVPQQQGDCGCGEPRPDDYATQQPYPQYQQPVPYGFQDPRALYPAPYGMIGVPPYPAFDPNAFSIPEYDEYDEDED
- the nadA gene encoding quinolinate synthase NadA, with the translated sequence MSLLQTLQQQTLPAKYTELTENEMKRRVLEIKKKLGSKLFLLGHHYQKDEVYEFADAVGDSLQLAQIAAENREAEHIVFCGVHFMAETADILTDENQKVILPDMRAGCSMADMATIQQTEKAWPVLQDLFGDTIIPLTYVNSTAAIKSFVGEHDGATVTSSNAKNMVEWAFSKKERILFLPDQHLGRNTAYDLGVGLDEMAIWNPIEEMLEYEGDINNIKVILWKGHCSVHENFTVKNIDYLREKQPRMNIIVHPECSYEVVQKSDYAGSTKYIIDTIEKAPSGSKWAIGTEMNLVKRIINSHPDKEIVSLNPYMCPCLTMNRIDLPHLLWALESIEEGIEVNQIKVDKHTAQGAIKALTNMLERA
- the nadC gene encoding carboxylating nicotinate-nucleotide diphosphorylase; this encodes MNTLKLQTLLHSFFIEDIGDGDITCEAIFSPSDQGKAVFTAKQSGIIAGVELIKEGFHLIDPNVKVDFEKKDGDVLKPGDKIAAVSGSVRSILTGERVILNLLQRMSGIATMTHKAVAMLGSSHTRICDTRKTTPGLRMLEKYAVRAGGGYNHRFGLYDGVMLKDNHIAHAGSILDAVVRVREQLGHMVKVEVEIENKSQLLEAIEAGADVIMFDNCSPEVIKDWIPLVPAHIVTEASGGITLGTLHSFRDSGVDYISLGALTHSAGSIDISLDLLTERGTENDEFITNASAANAAR